In the genome of Bremerella sp. P1, the window GACGAACTCGTTTTGCTGTCTTTTCGTAGTGACTGGCTCAGTGGTAATCGAGGACATTCGTCTCCGCTTTAGTCAAAGGTAGTGGGCGAAAAAGAACTTTTCAGGATTAAGATCGGCTCGAAAATCCGTCGCCACGGGAAAGTGGATTGCGCTCTGAATGCAGTCGCAATCCATGCTCAACAATACCGAGATGATAAATTCATCGCAAACCCAGCCCCAGATTCTGCATGCCCAGAATACCCCACAATCACTTAATGAAGCGAAACAGGTGAATTTTTCATTAAACGGCTTTTGGAGCCTGCCAAATTTGCAATAATCTGAAATTCATATGAACAAATTGATATGAGCTTTCCATGCGTTAAACTATGGCGAGCTATAGATTGTGAATTAGTTAACAAAGTGAATCCACTTGAATGAACCTGGTCGCGCTTGCGTGACTGGGATCGGCCCCACAGGCTCTGCCCCGTCTGTGGGGTTTTTTATGCGCCTGCGGATGGCCGGCTGTTATCGATCGGCGTGACCCTGGCCCCATCTGATAGCGAAGCCGCCGGGGAAACAAGGACCTGTTCTCCCGCTTTGATGCCCTGGGTCACTTCCACACTCAGATCGTTCATTAACCCTAGCTGCAAGTTTCGCCGTTCCAGTTTACCGCCTGATACAACATAGGCCTGCCAGTTGCCGGAGACATCGCGAAAGATGGCGGACCGTGGAATCACCAACGCCTGCGGCTTCTCTTCCGTGAAGATACGAACCTGCACACGATAGTCGACCCCCAAGCCGTGTTTCTCCAGCACGTCTGCGACGTGACCTGACTCGAAGCGAAGAATGACCAGCACGCGTTGTTGCTCGACGCCTAACGAGCTGACCTTCGTGAAGCCGGTCGGGTAGACCCGCTGGACTGTCATGGGGATCCCCTGGCCTGCTTCTGTGCCCAGGGATGGTCCGTAAATCTCGGCGCGATCCCCAGGCTTGATGCGGGTTGCATCCTGACTCAGGATTTCCGCTTCGACTTCCAATTGCGAGAGTTGACCGATCTCAAGCAAGGTCGTTCCGCCGGTAACCTGCTGTTCGCTGGTCAACTCTTTGGTGAGTATGATCCCTTCGACCGGGCTGGTCATGGTTGATCGCTGCATCCGCAGTTCGGCCATTCGCAGCCGAGCCTCTGCTTCGGCCTTCTGCTGCTGGAGCACGGCGACGGACAGATCTTTTCGGTCGATGTATTGAGAAACCATGCTTGGAAGCAGCTTGGTGGCTGCGTCGATCGACAAGATGGCCTGATAGGTCAGTGCATCGGTTTGAAATTCCGTGTCGCTCTCGACCTTTTGCAGTTGTGCTCGATCGAGATCATCTTCTGTCTTGGCGCCCTTCTCGATGAGTTTTTGAACGCGTTGTTCGTAGGTTGTCGCATACTCGAAGCGTGAACGGCTCGCCGTCATTTGCGTTTTGGCGGCTTCGACCGTATTCACCATCGATTGGACAAAGTATTCGGCTTGCTGCTTGGTCGTCTGTTCGACCGACTTATCACCGGTTTCCCGGATCGATGCGGCCAATCGCTCGACGGCGGCCTTCGACTCGTCGTACTCCGCCTCGACATCTTCTTGAACGATTTTGGCGACGACCTGACCTTGGGCGACGTGGTCACCTTCTTCCAGCGTGATCTCGCCTACCCGGGCATCGAACGGCATCGAAATGACATACGTACGCGGAAGTCGCGTCTTTCCCTGCTCGTCGACGTATTCCTGGATCGGTTCCATGGCAGCCGTAACAACGTCTACCGGCGGACCACCGTCCTGCATGACGTAGAAGACACCTCCTACGACAAGGATGGCGCCAACAATGATGGCAATCGTTTTGATCATGGTAAATTTCTTTCCGCCCACCTGACATCGCCGGGGGCTTGCCGGTCTACTCACGAACTTTCAAGGATTCCAACCAATTCATTTGGTAAATCTGCCATTGTACGACCGCGTGAGCCATCAGCGTGAAAAGCAACGCGGTAATGAATGCACTGACGTAGATCCATGGCGCGGTTACGATGGGAAAACGCACCAGATCCTGATCGATCATCTTGGTCATCAAATGAATGAGGAAGTAGCCAACCGGAAGACCCAGTACAGCGCCCAGCATATTAATCACCAAGCTTTCGCGGAGAAACAATAAACCGATCTCCCATCGTGTATACCCCATCGCCCCCATCGTTGCGACTTCGCACTGGCGCTCAGAAAGATTCACAAGCGAGGCATTCAACACGTTACCGAAGAAGATCGTCCCTGCGAAAATCACGATCATGCCGATGGCCACACTCTGGTTTTGGATAATCGTCTCGCGCATGTTCTTGATCAATTCCAAGCGAGAATTGATCGCTTCCATCGCCGGCATCTGCTTCAGCGTGCGATACAGCTCTCGCTGGGCTTTCTCCGTTTGATTGATCTTGAGCTGAGCGCCACTCATGGCAAACGACTCATTGCGAATTCGGCAGAGGTATTCAAGATCCGCGTAAACACTCAGCCCAAACTGACTTTCGCTGATGACCGCCAGGGGAACTTTCAGGGGATCGCGACGACCTGACTTCGGACGTATCTCGACCAGGTCCCCCACTTTCAAATGCAGATGGTCGGCCAGCCGGCGTTCCATGACCAGTCCGACACTGGGAATGTTGATACGGCGTTTTTCTTTATCGGTCGGAACGGTCAATTGAGCGTTACTGACAATACCTTGAATGGCTCCTTGCCGCTGGTACGGACCATTCACAAAATCACAGGCCACATTTAGCAGCGGCTCTGCCCGATCGACCCCTGGCAAATGGGACAAGTCGTACCAGGCCTGCCGATCGAGGGCATCTTTGAAGGTAAGGTCGATGTCACTACGGATCCGCAGTTCGAATTCGTCGCGGATAAAGTACTCGGTCGCTTCCATCATCATCAGGCCACTTACCAGAATGCCTGCCCCGACTGTGCCGGCGAACAGGGCAACCGCGGTACGCGTACGATGACGGACCATCGATCGCAGCGTGACACGCCAGCCGGGAGAAAGCTTGTCCCAGAGCAGCGTGAAGTGCTCTAAGAAGATCCGGCCACCGGTCGCAGGCGGTTCAGGACGCATCGCTTCGGCCGGACGCAACAAAAGCATCTGCCGTGCTCCGTAGACACTGCCAAGCATCGCACAGACGATACTGACAATCCAACCGATGATGTGCGTTTGCGGATAAAAGTCGTTTCGCAGGTCAGGGAACTGAAAAAAGTATTGATACTGATACAGCA includes:
- a CDS encoding ABC transporter permease — encoded protein: MSILNRKLLRDLFAARGLLIAIISIMMLGSSLLIGTQSTFYNMQAAKDRYYRQCRMAGFWLDMKKAPLPELEVLNEIPGIRSWEERIQFPVTVDLDQRMRPLNGTVISMPNRRHAVTNDILLIRGDYFTDRGEPEVIVNDKFAEANRLHPGQKLHLLLNNRREEFLIVGTAISSEFTYLIGPGSLTPDPENFGVFYLPRKQMEELFDFEGAANQVIGQFTPDIGEGKKAVLDLAERKLESSGFISATLLKDFTSNYFVSNEIDQLSTMSTFMPSMFLVVAALILNVLMTRLAKQQRTTVGTLKALGYTDGTIFLHFLKFGATVGLAAGILASGLGTLVSMGMLYQYQYFFQFPDLRNDFYPQTHIIGWIVSIVCAMLGSVYGARQMLLLRPAEAMRPEPPATGGRIFLEHFTLLWDKLSPGWRVTLRSMVRHRTRTAVALFAGTVGAGILVSGLMMMEATEYFIRDEFELRIRSDIDLTFKDALDRQAWYDLSHLPGVDRAEPLLNVACDFVNGPYQRQGAIQGIVSNAQLTVPTDKEKRRINIPSVGLVMERRLADHLHLKVGDLVEIRPKSGRRDPLKVPLAVISESQFGLSVYADLEYLCRIRNESFAMSGAQLKINQTEKAQRELYRTLKQMPAMEAINSRLELIKNMRETIIQNQSVAIGMIVIFAGTIFFGNVLNASLVNLSERQCEVATMGAMGYTRWEIGLLFLRESLVINMLGAVLGLPVGYFLIHLMTKMIDQDLVRFPIVTAPWIYVSAFITALLFTLMAHAVVQWQIYQMNWLESLKVRE
- a CDS encoding efflux RND transporter periplasmic adaptor subunit, which translates into the protein MIKTIAIIVGAILVVGGVFYVMQDGGPPVDVVTAAMEPIQEYVDEQGKTRLPRTYVISMPFDARVGEITLEEGDHVAQGQVVAKIVQEDVEAEYDESKAAVERLAASIRETGDKSVEQTTKQQAEYFVQSMVNTVEAAKTQMTASRSRFEYATTYEQRVQKLIEKGAKTEDDLDRAQLQKVESDTEFQTDALTYQAILSIDAATKLLPSMVSQYIDRKDLSVAVLQQQKAEAEARLRMAELRMQRSTMTSPVEGIILTKELTSEQQVTGGTTLLEIGQLSQLEVEAEILSQDATRIKPGDRAEIYGPSLGTEAGQGIPMTVQRVYPTGFTKVSSLGVEQQRVLVILRFESGHVADVLEKHGLGVDYRVQVRIFTEEKPQALVIPRSAIFRDVSGNWQAYVVSGGKLERRNLQLGLMNDLSVEVTQGIKAGEQVLVSPAASLSDGARVTPIDNSRPSAGA